One window of Globicephala melas chromosome 2, mGloMel1.2, whole genome shotgun sequence genomic DNA carries:
- the SHF gene encoding SH2 domain-containing adapter protein F isoform X3 yields MLLSGASPAGSGPGPRAQGSAGGGPAGSRRGAGGAGTGPGGGGSGGVAKWLREHLGFRGGGGGGGGGGKPAPPEPDYRPPAPSPAAPPAPPPDILAAYRLQRERDFEDPYSGGPSGSAALATPAVPGPTPPPRHGSPPHRLIRVETPGPPAPPPEERISGPPASSDRLAILEDYADPFDVQETGEGPIGASGAPEKVPENDGYMEPYEAQKMMAEIRGSKETAAQPLPLYDTPYEPEEEEGATPEGEGASWPRESRLPEDDERPPEEYDQPWEWKKERISKAFAVDIKVIKDLPWPPPVGQLDSSPSLPDGDRDISGPASPLPESSLEDGSAQFEGSEKSCLSPGREEKGRLPPRLSTGNPKSAKSLSVEPSSPLGEWTDPALPLENQVWYHGAISRTDAENLLRLCKEASYLVRNSETSKNDFSLSLKKKIDLKRYVTCSRPPANKVPRAGSEPSSGQLQEPHCSITQLHPPSSLVWSKARRDTSRVEQSRAWALPYPEE; encoded by the exons ATGTTACTGAGCGGAGCTTCTCCTGCCGGCTCCGGCCCGGGGCCGCGGGCGCAGGGGAGCGCGGGGGGCGGCCCGGCTGGATCGCGCCGGGGCGCCGGAGGTGCGGGAACCGGCCCAGGAGGGGGCGGCAGCGGCGGAGTGGCCAAGTGGCTCCGGGAGCACCTGGGCTTCCGCggggggggcggcggcggcggaggtgGGGGCAAGCCGGCGCCCCCGGAGCCGGACTACCGCCCCCCCGCACCTTCCCCGGCCGCGCCCCCCGCACCTCCCCCGGACATCTTGGCCGCCTACCGACTGCAGAGGGAGCGCGACTTTGAAGACCCTTACTCCGGGGGGCCGTCCGGCTCCGCTGCTCTAGCCACCCCTGCCGTTCCCGGCCCCACGCCGCCCCCGCGCCACGGCTCGCCACCCCACCGCCTTATTCGGGTCGAGACCCCTGGCCCCCCAGCGCCTCCTCCCGAGGAACGGATCTCTGGACCACCCGCCAGCAGCGACAGG CTAGCAATTCTAGAAGACTATGCGGATCCGTTTGATGTTCAGGAGACTGGTGAAGGCCCAATAGGAGCTTCAGGAGCCCCAGAGAAGGTCCCCGAGAATGACGGTTACATGGAGCCCTATGAGGCCCAAAAGATGATGGCCG AGATCCGGGGCTCCAAGGAAACAGCAGCTCAGCCCTTGCCTCTGTATGACACGCCCTATgagccagaggaggaggagggggccacCCCGGAAGGTGAGGGGGCCTCCTGGCCCCGGGAGTCCCGCCTGCCAGAGGATGATGAGAGGCCCCCTGAGGAGTATGACCAGCCCTGGGAGTGGAAGAAGGAGCGGATTTCCAAAGCCTTTGCAG TTGACATTAAGGTCATCAAAGACCTACCTTGGCCTCCACCGGTGGGACAGCTGGACAGCAGCCCCTCCCTTCCCGACGGGGACAGGGACATCTCCGGTCCAGCCTCACCCCTCCCTGAGTCCAGCCTGGAGGATGGCAGCG CCCAGTTTGAAGGATCTGAGAAGAGCTGCCTGTCACCTGGCCGGGAGGAGAAGGGGCGGCTCCCTCCCCGACTCTCTACAGGGAACCCCAAGTCAGCCAAGTCCCTAAGCGTGGAGCCCAGCAGCCCCCTGGGGGAGTGGACAGACCCAGCACTGCCTCTGGAAAACCAggt CTGGTACCACGGGGCCATCAGTCGAACAGATGCCGAGAACCTGCTCCGGCTGTGCAAAGAGGCCAGCTACCTGGTGCGCAACAGTGAGACCAGCAAGAACGACTTCTCCCTGTCCCTCAA AAAGAAAATCGATTTAAAGAGGTatgtgacttgctcaaggccaccaGCTAATAAAGTGCCCAGAGCAGGATCTGAACCCAGCTCAGGCCAACTCCAAGAACCACACTGTTCCATTACACAGCTCCACCCCCCATCAAGTCTGGTATGGTCCAAGGCAAGAAGAGACACGAGCAGAGTAGAACAGAGCAGAGCCTGGGCCCTGCCTTATCCTGAGGAGTGA
- the SHF gene encoding SH2 domain-containing adapter protein F isoform X1, whose protein sequence is MLLSGASPAGSGPGPRAQGSAGGGPAGSRRGAGGAGTGPGGGGSGGVAKWLREHLGFRGGGGGGGGGGKPAPPEPDYRPPAPSPAAPPAPPPDILAAYRLQRERDFEDPYSGGPSGSAALATPAVPGPTPPPRHGSPPHRLIRVETPGPPAPPPEERISGPPASSDRLAILEDYADPFDVQETGEGPIGASGAPEKVPENDGYMEPYEAQKMMAEIRGSKETAAQPLPLYDTPYEPEEEEGATPEGEGASWPRESRLPEDDERPPEEYDQPWEWKKERISKAFAVDIKVIKDLPWPPPVGQLDSSPSLPDGDRDISGPASPLPESSLEDGSAQFEGSEKSCLSPGREEKGRLPPRLSTGNPKSAKSLSVEPSSPLGEWTDPALPLENQVWYHGAISRTDAENLLRLCKEASYLVRNSETSKNDFSLSLKSSQGFMHMKLSRTKEHKYVLGQNSPPFSSVPEIVHHYASRKLPIKGAEHMSLLYPVAIRTL, encoded by the exons ATGTTACTGAGCGGAGCTTCTCCTGCCGGCTCCGGCCCGGGGCCGCGGGCGCAGGGGAGCGCGGGGGGCGGCCCGGCTGGATCGCGCCGGGGCGCCGGAGGTGCGGGAACCGGCCCAGGAGGGGGCGGCAGCGGCGGAGTGGCCAAGTGGCTCCGGGAGCACCTGGGCTTCCGCggggggggcggcggcggcggaggtgGGGGCAAGCCGGCGCCCCCGGAGCCGGACTACCGCCCCCCCGCACCTTCCCCGGCCGCGCCCCCCGCACCTCCCCCGGACATCTTGGCCGCCTACCGACTGCAGAGGGAGCGCGACTTTGAAGACCCTTACTCCGGGGGGCCGTCCGGCTCCGCTGCTCTAGCCACCCCTGCCGTTCCCGGCCCCACGCCGCCCCCGCGCCACGGCTCGCCACCCCACCGCCTTATTCGGGTCGAGACCCCTGGCCCCCCAGCGCCTCCTCCCGAGGAACGGATCTCTGGACCACCCGCCAGCAGCGACAGG CTAGCAATTCTAGAAGACTATGCGGATCCGTTTGATGTTCAGGAGACTGGTGAAGGCCCAATAGGAGCTTCAGGAGCCCCAGAGAAGGTCCCCGAGAATGACGGTTACATGGAGCCCTATGAGGCCCAAAAGATGATGGCCG AGATCCGGGGCTCCAAGGAAACAGCAGCTCAGCCCTTGCCTCTGTATGACACGCCCTATgagccagaggaggaggagggggccacCCCGGAAGGTGAGGGGGCCTCCTGGCCCCGGGAGTCCCGCCTGCCAGAGGATGATGAGAGGCCCCCTGAGGAGTATGACCAGCCCTGGGAGTGGAAGAAGGAGCGGATTTCCAAAGCCTTTGCAG TTGACATTAAGGTCATCAAAGACCTACCTTGGCCTCCACCGGTGGGACAGCTGGACAGCAGCCCCTCCCTTCCCGACGGGGACAGGGACATCTCCGGTCCAGCCTCACCCCTCCCTGAGTCCAGCCTGGAGGATGGCAGCG CCCAGTTTGAAGGATCTGAGAAGAGCTGCCTGTCACCTGGCCGGGAGGAGAAGGGGCGGCTCCCTCCCCGACTCTCTACAGGGAACCCCAAGTCAGCCAAGTCCCTAAGCGTGGAGCCCAGCAGCCCCCTGGGGGAGTGGACAGACCCAGCACTGCCTCTGGAAAACCAggt CTGGTACCACGGGGCCATCAGTCGAACAGATGCCGAGAACCTGCTCCGGCTGTGCAAAGAGGCCAGCTACCTGGTGCGCAACAGTGAGACCAGCAAGAACGACTTCTCCCTGTCCCTCAA gaGCAGTCAGGGCTTCATGCACATGAAGCTGTCCCGGACCAAGGAACACAAGTATGTGCTGGGCCAGAACAGCCCGCCCTTCAGCAGCGTCCCTGAAATCGTGCACCACTACGCCAGCCGCAAGCTGCCCATTAAGGGGGCCGAGCACATGTCCCTGCTCTACCCCGTGGCCATCCGGACTCTGTAG
- the SHF gene encoding SH2 domain-containing adapter protein F isoform X2, with protein sequence MLLSGASPAGSGPGPRAQGSAGGGPAGSRRGAGGAGTGPGGGGSGGVAKWLREHLGFRGGGGGGGGGGKPAPPEPDYRPPAPSPAAPPAPPPDILAAYRLQRERDFEDPYSGGPSGSAALATPAVPGPTPPPRHGSPPHRLIRVETPGPPAPPPEERISGPPASSDRLAILEDYADPFDVQETGEGPIGASGAPEKVPENDGYMEPYEAQKMMAEIRGSKETAAQPLPLYDTPYEPEEEEGATPEGEGASWPRESRLPEDDERPPEEYDQPWEWKKERISKAFAVDIKVIKDLPWPPPVGQLDSSPSLPDGDRDISGPASPLPESSLEDGSAGTTGPSVEQMPRTCSGCAKRPATWCATVRPARTTSPCPSRAVRASCT encoded by the exons ATGTTACTGAGCGGAGCTTCTCCTGCCGGCTCCGGCCCGGGGCCGCGGGCGCAGGGGAGCGCGGGGGGCGGCCCGGCTGGATCGCGCCGGGGCGCCGGAGGTGCGGGAACCGGCCCAGGAGGGGGCGGCAGCGGCGGAGTGGCCAAGTGGCTCCGGGAGCACCTGGGCTTCCGCggggggggcggcggcggcggaggtgGGGGCAAGCCGGCGCCCCCGGAGCCGGACTACCGCCCCCCCGCACCTTCCCCGGCCGCGCCCCCCGCACCTCCCCCGGACATCTTGGCCGCCTACCGACTGCAGAGGGAGCGCGACTTTGAAGACCCTTACTCCGGGGGGCCGTCCGGCTCCGCTGCTCTAGCCACCCCTGCCGTTCCCGGCCCCACGCCGCCCCCGCGCCACGGCTCGCCACCCCACCGCCTTATTCGGGTCGAGACCCCTGGCCCCCCAGCGCCTCCTCCCGAGGAACGGATCTCTGGACCACCCGCCAGCAGCGACAGG CTAGCAATTCTAGAAGACTATGCGGATCCGTTTGATGTTCAGGAGACTGGTGAAGGCCCAATAGGAGCTTCAGGAGCCCCAGAGAAGGTCCCCGAGAATGACGGTTACATGGAGCCCTATGAGGCCCAAAAGATGATGGCCG AGATCCGGGGCTCCAAGGAAACAGCAGCTCAGCCCTTGCCTCTGTATGACACGCCCTATgagccagaggaggaggagggggccacCCCGGAAGGTGAGGGGGCCTCCTGGCCCCGGGAGTCCCGCCTGCCAGAGGATGATGAGAGGCCCCCTGAGGAGTATGACCAGCCCTGGGAGTGGAAGAAGGAGCGGATTTCCAAAGCCTTTGCAG TTGACATTAAGGTCATCAAAGACCTACCTTGGCCTCCACCGGTGGGACAGCTGGACAGCAGCCCCTCCCTTCCCGACGGGGACAGGGACATCTCCGGTCCAGCCTCACCCCTCCCTGAGTCCAGCCTGGAGGATGGCAGCG CTGGTACCACGGGGCCATCAGTCGAACAGATGCCGAGAACCTGCTCCGGCTGTGCAAAGAGGCCAGCTACCTGGTGCGCAACAGTGAGACCAGCAAGAACGACTTCTCCCTGTCCCTCAA gaGCAGTCAGGGCTTCATGCACATGA